One stretch of Manis pentadactyla isolate mManPen7 chromosome 10, mManPen7.hap1, whole genome shotgun sequence DNA includes these proteins:
- the SEZ6L2 gene encoding seizure 6-like protein 2 isoform X8, whose amino-acid sequence MGTFRAQNLLPPQLLFLILLSCPWIQGLALKEEEALLEHGSETPTVASEALAELLHGALLRRGPEMGYLPGSDPDPTLATPPAGQTLAAPSLPRATEPGTGPLTTAVTPKEGRGPGPTAPELLTPPPGTTAPPLPGPASPGPHLASGEEETTTTIITTTTVTTTVTSPVLCNNNISEGEGHVESPDLGNMASHTLGLLDCTYSIHVYPGYGIEIQVQRLNLSQEEELLVLAGGRSPGLAPRLLANSSMLGEGQVLRSPTNRLLLHFQSPRVPRGSGFRIHYQAYLLSCSFPPRPAHGDVSVTDLHPGGTATFHCDSGYQLQGEETLICLNGTRPAWSGEPPSCIASCGGTIHNATLGRIVSPEPGGAAGPNLTCRWVIEAAEGCRLHLHFERVSLDEDNDRLMVRSGGSPLSPVIYDSDMDDVPERGLISDAQSLYVELLSETPANPLLLSLRFEAFEEDRCFAPFLAHGNVTTTDPEYRPGALATFSCLPGYALEPPVPPNAIECVDPTEPHWNDTEPACKAMCGGELSEPAGVVLSPDWPQSYSPGQDCLWGLHVQEEKRILLQVEILNVREGDMLTLFDGDGPSARVLAQLRGPQPRRRLLSSGPDLTLQFQAPPGPPNPGLGQGFVLHFKEVPRNDTCPELPPPEWGWRTASHGDLIRGTVLTYQCEPGYELLGSDILTCQWDLSWSAAPPACQKIMTCADPGEITNGHRTTSDAGFPVGSHVQYRCLPGYSLEGAAVLTCYSRDTGTPKWSDRVPKCALKYEPCLNPGVPENGYQTLYKHHYQAGESLRFFCYEGFELIGEVTITCVPGHPSQWTSQPPLCKVTQTTDPSRQLEGGHLALAILLPLGLVIVLGCGVYIYYTKLQGKSLFGFSGSHSYSPITVESDFSNPLYEAGDTREYEVSI is encoded by the exons ATGGGGACTTTCAGGGCCCAGAACCTGCTGCCTCCCCAGCTGCTGTTCCTAATTCTGCTGAGCTGTCCCTGGATTCAGG GTCTGGCCTTGAAGGAGGAGGAGGCACTGCTGGAGCATGGAAGTGAGACCCCCACCGTAGCCTCCGAGGCCTTGGCTGAGCTGCTCCATGGGGCCCTGCTGAGGAGGGGCCCAGAGATGGGCTACCTGCCGG GATCTGATCCAGACCCCACACTAGCCACCCCTCCAGCCGGCCAGACTCTTGCAGCACCCTCCCTGCCGCGGGCCACTGAGCCAGGGACAGGGCCTCTGACAACAGCCGTAACCCCTAAGGAGGGTAGGGGGCCAGGCCCCACCGCGCCAGAGCTGCTGACCCCGCCCCCGGGAACTACGGCCCCACCCCTTCCCGGCCCCGCCTCCCCAGGCCCACATCTGGCGTCAGGAGAGGAGGAGACCACGACCACTATCATAACCACGACAACTGTCACCACCACAGTGACCAGCCCAG TTCTGTGTAATAACAACATCTCTGAGGGTGAAGGGCATGTGGAGTCTCCAGATTTAGGGAACATGGCCAGCCACACCCTGGGACTCCTGGACTGCACGTACAGCATCCATGTCTACCCTGGCTACGGCATTGAAATCCAG GTGCAGAGGCTGAATCTGTCTCAGGAGGAGGAACTCCTGGTGCTGGCTGGTGGGAGATCCCCAGGCCTTGCCCCCCGACTCCTGGCCAACTCCTCCATGCTGGGAGAAGGACAGGTCCTTCGGAGTCCAACCAACCGGCTGCTCCTGCACTTCCAGAGCCCACGGGTCCCAAGGGGCAGTGGCTTCAGGATCCACTATCAGG CCTACCTTCTGAGCTGTAGCTTCCCTCCCCGGCCAGCCCATGGGGATGTGAGTGTGACAGACCTGCACCCTGGGGGCACTGCCACCTTCCACTGTGATTCGGGCTACCAGCTGCAGGGTGAGGAGACCCTCATCTGCCTCAATGGCACCCGGCCAGCCTGGAGTGGTGAACCCCCTAGCTGTATAG CATCCTGTGGTGGCACCATCCACAATGCTACCCTGGGCCGCATCGTGTCGCCTGAGCCCGGGGGAGCTGCAGGACCCAACCTCACCTGCCGTTGGGTCATTGAAGCAGCTGAGGGATGCCGGCTGCATCTGCACTTTGAGAGGGTCTCACTGGATGAGGACAATGATAG ACTGATGGTGCGCTCAGGGGGCAGTCCTCTATCCCCAGTGATCTATGACTCAGACATGGATGATGTACCAGAGCGAGGTCTCATTAGCGATGCCCAGTCCCTCTACGTGGAGCTGCTTTCAGAGACACCTGCCAATCCCCTGCTGCTAAGCCTCCGATTTGAAG CCTTTGAGGAAGATCGCTGCTTTGCCCCTTTCCTGGCACATGGCAATGTCACCACCACAGACCCTGAGTACCGCCCAGGGGCACTGGCTACTTTCTCATGCCTCCCAGGATATGCCCTAGAGCCCCCCGTTCCCCCAAATGCCATTGAATGTGTGGATCCCACAGAACCCCACTGGAATGACACAGAGCCAGCCTGCAAGG CCATGTGTGGAGGGGAGCTGTCAGAGCCAGCTGGTGTGGTCCTCTCTCCCGACTGGCCCCAGAGCTACAGTCCCGGCCAGGATTGCCTGTGGGGCCTGCATGTCCAGGAAGAGAAGCGCATCTTGCTCCAGGTTGAGAT CTTGAATGTACGCGAAGGAGACATGCTGACACTGTTTGACGGGGATGGACCCAGCGCCCGAGTCCTGGCCCAGCTGCGGGGACCTCAACCGCGCCGCCGCCTTCTCTCCTCTGGGCCCGATCTCACGCTTCAATTCCAGGCACCGCCTGGGCCCCCCAACCCGGGCCTGGGCCAGGGTTTCGTGTTGCACTTCAAAG AGGTCCCGAGAAACGACACGTGCCCAGAGCTGCCACCTCCGGAGTGGGGCTGGAGGACGGCTTCCCACGGAGACCTAATCCGAGGCACGGTGCTTACTTACCAGTGCGAGCCTGGATACGAGCTGCTCGGCTCCGACATTCTCACTTGCCAGTGGGACCTGTCCTGGAGCGCTGCGCCTCCCGCCTGCCAAAAAA TCATGACTTGTGCTGATCCTGGTGAAATCACCAACGGGCACCGAACCACCTCAGATGCTGGTTTCCCTGTTGGCTCCCATGTCCAGTACCGCTGTCTGCCAGGATACAGCCTGGAAGGGGCGGCTGTGCTCACCTGCTACAGCCGGGACACAGGCACCCCCAAATGGAGTGACCGGGTCCCCAAATGTGCCT TGAAGTATGAGCCATGCCTGAACCCTGGGGTCCCAGAGAATGGCTATCAGACATTGTACAAGCATCACTACCAGGCGGGCGAGTCTCTGCGCTTCTTCTGCTATGAGGGCTTTGAGCTTATCGGCGAGGTCACCATCACCTGTGTACCTGGCCACCCCTCACAGTGGACCAGCCAGCCCCCACTCTGCAAAG TAACCCAGACAACAGACCCGTCACGGCAGCTGGAAGGAGGGCACCTCGCCTTGGCCATCCTGCTGCCCCTCGGCTTGGTCATTGTCCTTGGCTGTGGCGTTTACATATACTACACTAA GCTGCAGGGAAAATCCCTCTTCGGCTTCTCGGGCTCTCATTCCTACAGCCCCATCACGGTGGAGTCAGACTTCAGCAATCCACTGTATGAAGCTGGG GATACACGGGAGTATGAAGTTTCCATCTGA
- the SEZ6L2 gene encoding seizure 6-like protein 2 isoform X6, translated as MGTFRAQNLLPPQLLFLILLSCPWIQGLALKEEEALLEHGSETPTVASEALAELLHGALLRRGPEMGYLPGSDPDPTLATPPAGQTLAAPSLPRATEPGTGPLTTAVTPKEGRGPGPTAPELLTPPPGTTAPPLPGPASPGPHLASGEEETTTTIITTTTVTTTVTSPVLCNNNISEGEGHVESPDLGNMASHTLGLLDCTYSIHVYPGYGIEIQVQRLNLSQEEELLVLAGGRSPGLAPRLLANSSMLGEGQVLRSPTNRLLLHFQSPRVPRGSGFRIHYQAYLLSCSFPPRPAHGDVSVTDLHPGGTATFHCDSGYQLQGEETLICLNGTRPAWSGEPPSCIASCGGTIHNATLGRIVSPEPGGAAGPNLTCRWVIEAAEGCRLHLHFERVSLDEDNDRLMVRSGGSPLSPVIYDSDMDDVPERGLISDAQSLYVELLSETPANPLLLSLRFEAFEEDRCFAPFLAHGNVTTTDPEYRPGALATFSCLPGYALEPPVPPNAIECVDPTEPHWNDTEPACKAMCGGELSEPAGVVLSPDWPQSYSPGQDCLWGLHVQEEKRILLQVEILNVREGDMLTLFDGDGPSARVLAQLRGPQPRRRLLSSGPDLTLQFQAPPGPPNPGLGQGFVLHFKEVPRNDTCPELPPPEWGWRTASHGDLIRGTVLTYQCEPGYELLGSDILTCQWDLSWSAAPPACQKIMTCADPGEITNGHRTTSDAGFPVGSHVQYRCLPGYSLEGAAVLTCYSRDTGTPKWSDRVPKCALKYEPCLNPGVPENGYQTLYKHHYQAGESLRFFCYEGFELIGEVTITCVPGHPSQWTSQPPLCKVAYEELLDNRKLEGCRENPSSASRALIPTAPSRWSQTSAIHCMKLGIHGSMKFPSEPQDLSCRTQDYPSLLILGREGFRTWSLVLFLPAM; from the exons ATGGGGACTTTCAGGGCCCAGAACCTGCTGCCTCCCCAGCTGCTGTTCCTAATTCTGCTGAGCTGTCCCTGGATTCAGG GTCTGGCCTTGAAGGAGGAGGAGGCACTGCTGGAGCATGGAAGTGAGACCCCCACCGTAGCCTCCGAGGCCTTGGCTGAGCTGCTCCATGGGGCCCTGCTGAGGAGGGGCCCAGAGATGGGCTACCTGCCGG GATCTGATCCAGACCCCACACTAGCCACCCCTCCAGCCGGCCAGACTCTTGCAGCACCCTCCCTGCCGCGGGCCACTGAGCCAGGGACAGGGCCTCTGACAACAGCCGTAACCCCTAAGGAGGGTAGGGGGCCAGGCCCCACCGCGCCAGAGCTGCTGACCCCGCCCCCGGGAACTACGGCCCCACCCCTTCCCGGCCCCGCCTCCCCAGGCCCACATCTGGCGTCAGGAGAGGAGGAGACCACGACCACTATCATAACCACGACAACTGTCACCACCACAGTGACCAGCCCAG TTCTGTGTAATAACAACATCTCTGAGGGTGAAGGGCATGTGGAGTCTCCAGATTTAGGGAACATGGCCAGCCACACCCTGGGACTCCTGGACTGCACGTACAGCATCCATGTCTACCCTGGCTACGGCATTGAAATCCAG GTGCAGAGGCTGAATCTGTCTCAGGAGGAGGAACTCCTGGTGCTGGCTGGTGGGAGATCCCCAGGCCTTGCCCCCCGACTCCTGGCCAACTCCTCCATGCTGGGAGAAGGACAGGTCCTTCGGAGTCCAACCAACCGGCTGCTCCTGCACTTCCAGAGCCCACGGGTCCCAAGGGGCAGTGGCTTCAGGATCCACTATCAGG CCTACCTTCTGAGCTGTAGCTTCCCTCCCCGGCCAGCCCATGGGGATGTGAGTGTGACAGACCTGCACCCTGGGGGCACTGCCACCTTCCACTGTGATTCGGGCTACCAGCTGCAGGGTGAGGAGACCCTCATCTGCCTCAATGGCACCCGGCCAGCCTGGAGTGGTGAACCCCCTAGCTGTATAG CATCCTGTGGTGGCACCATCCACAATGCTACCCTGGGCCGCATCGTGTCGCCTGAGCCCGGGGGAGCTGCAGGACCCAACCTCACCTGCCGTTGGGTCATTGAAGCAGCTGAGGGATGCCGGCTGCATCTGCACTTTGAGAGGGTCTCACTGGATGAGGACAATGATAG ACTGATGGTGCGCTCAGGGGGCAGTCCTCTATCCCCAGTGATCTATGACTCAGACATGGATGATGTACCAGAGCGAGGTCTCATTAGCGATGCCCAGTCCCTCTACGTGGAGCTGCTTTCAGAGACACCTGCCAATCCCCTGCTGCTAAGCCTCCGATTTGAAG CCTTTGAGGAAGATCGCTGCTTTGCCCCTTTCCTGGCACATGGCAATGTCACCACCACAGACCCTGAGTACCGCCCAGGGGCACTGGCTACTTTCTCATGCCTCCCAGGATATGCCCTAGAGCCCCCCGTTCCCCCAAATGCCATTGAATGTGTGGATCCCACAGAACCCCACTGGAATGACACAGAGCCAGCCTGCAAGG CCATGTGTGGAGGGGAGCTGTCAGAGCCAGCTGGTGTGGTCCTCTCTCCCGACTGGCCCCAGAGCTACAGTCCCGGCCAGGATTGCCTGTGGGGCCTGCATGTCCAGGAAGAGAAGCGCATCTTGCTCCAGGTTGAGAT CTTGAATGTACGCGAAGGAGACATGCTGACACTGTTTGACGGGGATGGACCCAGCGCCCGAGTCCTGGCCCAGCTGCGGGGACCTCAACCGCGCCGCCGCCTTCTCTCCTCTGGGCCCGATCTCACGCTTCAATTCCAGGCACCGCCTGGGCCCCCCAACCCGGGCCTGGGCCAGGGTTTCGTGTTGCACTTCAAAG AGGTCCCGAGAAACGACACGTGCCCAGAGCTGCCACCTCCGGAGTGGGGCTGGAGGACGGCTTCCCACGGAGACCTAATCCGAGGCACGGTGCTTACTTACCAGTGCGAGCCTGGATACGAGCTGCTCGGCTCCGACATTCTCACTTGCCAGTGGGACCTGTCCTGGAGCGCTGCGCCTCCCGCCTGCCAAAAAA TCATGACTTGTGCTGATCCTGGTGAAATCACCAACGGGCACCGAACCACCTCAGATGCTGGTTTCCCTGTTGGCTCCCATGTCCAGTACCGCTGTCTGCCAGGATACAGCCTGGAAGGGGCGGCTGTGCTCACCTGCTACAGCCGGGACACAGGCACCCCCAAATGGAGTGACCGGGTCCCCAAATGTGCCT TGAAGTATGAGCCATGCCTGAACCCTGGGGTCCCAGAGAATGGCTATCAGACATTGTACAAGCATCACTACCAGGCGGGCGAGTCTCTGCGCTTCTTCTGCTATGAGGGCTTTGAGCTTATCGGCGAGGTCACCATCACCTGTGTACCTGGCCACCCCTCACAGTGGACCAGCCAGCCCCCACTCTGCAAAG TGGCCTATGAGGAGCTCCTGGACAACCGAAAGCTGGAAG GCTGCAGGGAAAATCCCTCTTCGGCTTCTCGGGCTCTCATTCCTACAGCCCCATCACGGTGGAGTCAGACTTCAGCAATCCACTGTATGAAGCTGGG GATACACGGGAGTATGAAGTTTCCATCTGAACCCCAAGACTTAAGCTGCAGGACCCAGGACTACCCTTCTCTTCTCATTCTGGGCAGGGAGGGGTTCAGGACCTGGTCTCTGGTTCTTTTCCTCCCTGCTATGTAA
- the SEZ6L2 gene encoding seizure 6-like protein 2 isoform X13, whose protein sequence is MGTFRAQNLLPPQLLFLILLSCPWIQGLALKEEEALLEHGSETPTVASEALAELLHGALLRRGPEMGYLPGSDPDPTLATPPAGQTLAAPSLPRATEPGTGPLTTAVTPKEGRGPGPTAPELLTPPPGTTAPPLPGPASPGPHLASGEEETTTTIITTTTVTTTVTSPAYLLSCSFPPRPAHGDVSVTDLHPGGTATFHCDSGYQLQGEETLICLNGTRPAWSGEPPSCIASCGGTIHNATLGRIVSPEPGGAAGPNLTCRWVIEAAEGCRLHLHFERVSLDEDNDRLMVRSGGSPLSPVIYDSDMDDVPERGLISDAQSLYVELLSETPANPLLLSLRFEAFEEDRCFAPFLAHGNVTTTDPEYRPGALATFSCLPGYALEPPVPPNAIECVDPTEPHWNDTEPACKAMCGGELSEPAGVVLSPDWPQSYSPGQDCLWGLHVQEEKRILLQVEILNVREGDMLTLFDGDGPSARVLAQLRGPQPRRRLLSSGPDLTLQFQAPPGPPNPGLGQGFVLHFKEVPRNDTCPELPPPEWGWRTASHGDLIRGTVLTYQCEPGYELLGSDILTCQWDLSWSAAPPACQKIMTCADPGEITNGHRTTSDAGFPVGSHVQYRCLPGYSLEGAAVLTCYSRDTGTPKWSDRVPKCALKYEPCLNPGVPENGYQTLYKHHYQAGESLRFFCYEGFELIGEVTITCVPGHPSQWTSQPPLCKVTQTTDPSRQLEGGHLALAILLPLGLVIVLGCGVYIYYTKLQGKSLFGFSGSHSYSPITVESDFSNPLYEAGDTREYEVSI, encoded by the exons ATGGGGACTTTCAGGGCCCAGAACCTGCTGCCTCCCCAGCTGCTGTTCCTAATTCTGCTGAGCTGTCCCTGGATTCAGG GTCTGGCCTTGAAGGAGGAGGAGGCACTGCTGGAGCATGGAAGTGAGACCCCCACCGTAGCCTCCGAGGCCTTGGCTGAGCTGCTCCATGGGGCCCTGCTGAGGAGGGGCCCAGAGATGGGCTACCTGCCGG GATCTGATCCAGACCCCACACTAGCCACCCCTCCAGCCGGCCAGACTCTTGCAGCACCCTCCCTGCCGCGGGCCACTGAGCCAGGGACAGGGCCTCTGACAACAGCCGTAACCCCTAAGGAGGGTAGGGGGCCAGGCCCCACCGCGCCAGAGCTGCTGACCCCGCCCCCGGGAACTACGGCCCCACCCCTTCCCGGCCCCGCCTCCCCAGGCCCACATCTGGCGTCAGGAGAGGAGGAGACCACGACCACTATCATAACCACGACAACTGTCACCACCACAGTGACCAGCCCAG CCTACCTTCTGAGCTGTAGCTTCCCTCCCCGGCCAGCCCATGGGGATGTGAGTGTGACAGACCTGCACCCTGGGGGCACTGCCACCTTCCACTGTGATTCGGGCTACCAGCTGCAGGGTGAGGAGACCCTCATCTGCCTCAATGGCACCCGGCCAGCCTGGAGTGGTGAACCCCCTAGCTGTATAG CATCCTGTGGTGGCACCATCCACAATGCTACCCTGGGCCGCATCGTGTCGCCTGAGCCCGGGGGAGCTGCAGGACCCAACCTCACCTGCCGTTGGGTCATTGAAGCAGCTGAGGGATGCCGGCTGCATCTGCACTTTGAGAGGGTCTCACTGGATGAGGACAATGATAG ACTGATGGTGCGCTCAGGGGGCAGTCCTCTATCCCCAGTGATCTATGACTCAGACATGGATGATGTACCAGAGCGAGGTCTCATTAGCGATGCCCAGTCCCTCTACGTGGAGCTGCTTTCAGAGACACCTGCCAATCCCCTGCTGCTAAGCCTCCGATTTGAAG CCTTTGAGGAAGATCGCTGCTTTGCCCCTTTCCTGGCACATGGCAATGTCACCACCACAGACCCTGAGTACCGCCCAGGGGCACTGGCTACTTTCTCATGCCTCCCAGGATATGCCCTAGAGCCCCCCGTTCCCCCAAATGCCATTGAATGTGTGGATCCCACAGAACCCCACTGGAATGACACAGAGCCAGCCTGCAAGG CCATGTGTGGAGGGGAGCTGTCAGAGCCAGCTGGTGTGGTCCTCTCTCCCGACTGGCCCCAGAGCTACAGTCCCGGCCAGGATTGCCTGTGGGGCCTGCATGTCCAGGAAGAGAAGCGCATCTTGCTCCAGGTTGAGAT CTTGAATGTACGCGAAGGAGACATGCTGACACTGTTTGACGGGGATGGACCCAGCGCCCGAGTCCTGGCCCAGCTGCGGGGACCTCAACCGCGCCGCCGCCTTCTCTCCTCTGGGCCCGATCTCACGCTTCAATTCCAGGCACCGCCTGGGCCCCCCAACCCGGGCCTGGGCCAGGGTTTCGTGTTGCACTTCAAAG AGGTCCCGAGAAACGACACGTGCCCAGAGCTGCCACCTCCGGAGTGGGGCTGGAGGACGGCTTCCCACGGAGACCTAATCCGAGGCACGGTGCTTACTTACCAGTGCGAGCCTGGATACGAGCTGCTCGGCTCCGACATTCTCACTTGCCAGTGGGACCTGTCCTGGAGCGCTGCGCCTCCCGCCTGCCAAAAAA TCATGACTTGTGCTGATCCTGGTGAAATCACCAACGGGCACCGAACCACCTCAGATGCTGGTTTCCCTGTTGGCTCCCATGTCCAGTACCGCTGTCTGCCAGGATACAGCCTGGAAGGGGCGGCTGTGCTCACCTGCTACAGCCGGGACACAGGCACCCCCAAATGGAGTGACCGGGTCCCCAAATGTGCCT TGAAGTATGAGCCATGCCTGAACCCTGGGGTCCCAGAGAATGGCTATCAGACATTGTACAAGCATCACTACCAGGCGGGCGAGTCTCTGCGCTTCTTCTGCTATGAGGGCTTTGAGCTTATCGGCGAGGTCACCATCACCTGTGTACCTGGCCACCCCTCACAGTGGACCAGCCAGCCCCCACTCTGCAAAG TAACCCAGACAACAGACCCGTCACGGCAGCTGGAAGGAGGGCACCTCGCCTTGGCCATCCTGCTGCCCCTCGGCTTGGTCATTGTCCTTGGCTGTGGCGTTTACATATACTACACTAA GCTGCAGGGAAAATCCCTCTTCGGCTTCTCGGGCTCTCATTCCTACAGCCCCATCACGGTGGAGTCAGACTTCAGCAATCCACTGTATGAAGCTGGG GATACACGGGAGTATGAAGTTTCCATCTGA
- the SEZ6L2 gene encoding seizure 6-like protein 2 isoform X3: MGTFRAQNLLPPQLLFLILLSCPWIQGLALKEEEALLEHGSETPTVASEALAELLHGALLRRGPEMGYLPGSDPDPTLATPPAGQTLAAPSLPRATEPGTGPLTTAVTPKEGRGPGPTAPELLTPPPGTTAPPLPGPASPGPHLASGEEETTTTIITTTTVTTTVTSPVLCNNNISEGEGHVESPDLGNMASHTLGLLDCTYSIHVYPGYGIEIQVQRLNLSQEEELLVLAGGRSPGLAPRLLANSSMLGEGQVLRSPTNRLLLHFQSPRVPRGSGFRIHYQAYLLSCSFPPRPAHGDVSVTDLHPGGTATFHCDSGYQLQGEETLICLNGTRPAWSGEPPSCIASCGGTIHNATLGRIVSPEPGGAAGPNLTCRWVIEAAEGCRLHLHFERVSLDEDNDRLMVRSGGSPLSPVIYDSDMDDVPERGLISDAQSLYVELLSETPANPLLLSLRFEAFEEDRCFAPFLAHGNVTTTDPEYRPGALATFSCLPGYALEPPVPPNAIECVDPTEPHWNDTEPACKAMCGGELSEPAGVVLSPDWPQSYSPGQDCLWGLHVQEEKRILLQVEILNVREGDMLTLFDGDGPSARVLAQLRGPQPRRRLLSSGPDLTLQFQAPPGPPNPGLGQGFVLHFKEVPRNDTCPELPPPEWGWRTASHGDLIRGTVLTYQCEPGYELLGSDILTCQWDLSWSAAPPACQKIMTCADPGEITNGHRTTSDAGFPVGSHVQYRCLPGYSLEGAAVLTCYSRDTGTPKWSDRVPKCALKYEPCLNPGVPENGYQTLYKHHYQAGESLRFFCYEGFELIGEVTITCVPGHPSQWTSQPPLCKVAYEELLDNRKLEVTQTTDPSRQLEGGHLALAILLPLGLVIVLGCGVYIYYTKLQGKSLFGFSGSHSYSPITVESDFSNPLYEAGVSPSPTLGEPHSQPPHEQNKSGYTGV, encoded by the exons ATGGGGACTTTCAGGGCCCAGAACCTGCTGCCTCCCCAGCTGCTGTTCCTAATTCTGCTGAGCTGTCCCTGGATTCAGG GTCTGGCCTTGAAGGAGGAGGAGGCACTGCTGGAGCATGGAAGTGAGACCCCCACCGTAGCCTCCGAGGCCTTGGCTGAGCTGCTCCATGGGGCCCTGCTGAGGAGGGGCCCAGAGATGGGCTACCTGCCGG GATCTGATCCAGACCCCACACTAGCCACCCCTCCAGCCGGCCAGACTCTTGCAGCACCCTCCCTGCCGCGGGCCACTGAGCCAGGGACAGGGCCTCTGACAACAGCCGTAACCCCTAAGGAGGGTAGGGGGCCAGGCCCCACCGCGCCAGAGCTGCTGACCCCGCCCCCGGGAACTACGGCCCCACCCCTTCCCGGCCCCGCCTCCCCAGGCCCACATCTGGCGTCAGGAGAGGAGGAGACCACGACCACTATCATAACCACGACAACTGTCACCACCACAGTGACCAGCCCAG TTCTGTGTAATAACAACATCTCTGAGGGTGAAGGGCATGTGGAGTCTCCAGATTTAGGGAACATGGCCAGCCACACCCTGGGACTCCTGGACTGCACGTACAGCATCCATGTCTACCCTGGCTACGGCATTGAAATCCAG GTGCAGAGGCTGAATCTGTCTCAGGAGGAGGAACTCCTGGTGCTGGCTGGTGGGAGATCCCCAGGCCTTGCCCCCCGACTCCTGGCCAACTCCTCCATGCTGGGAGAAGGACAGGTCCTTCGGAGTCCAACCAACCGGCTGCTCCTGCACTTCCAGAGCCCACGGGTCCCAAGGGGCAGTGGCTTCAGGATCCACTATCAGG CCTACCTTCTGAGCTGTAGCTTCCCTCCCCGGCCAGCCCATGGGGATGTGAGTGTGACAGACCTGCACCCTGGGGGCACTGCCACCTTCCACTGTGATTCGGGCTACCAGCTGCAGGGTGAGGAGACCCTCATCTGCCTCAATGGCACCCGGCCAGCCTGGAGTGGTGAACCCCCTAGCTGTATAG CATCCTGTGGTGGCACCATCCACAATGCTACCCTGGGCCGCATCGTGTCGCCTGAGCCCGGGGGAGCTGCAGGACCCAACCTCACCTGCCGTTGGGTCATTGAAGCAGCTGAGGGATGCCGGCTGCATCTGCACTTTGAGAGGGTCTCACTGGATGAGGACAATGATAG ACTGATGGTGCGCTCAGGGGGCAGTCCTCTATCCCCAGTGATCTATGACTCAGACATGGATGATGTACCAGAGCGAGGTCTCATTAGCGATGCCCAGTCCCTCTACGTGGAGCTGCTTTCAGAGACACCTGCCAATCCCCTGCTGCTAAGCCTCCGATTTGAAG CCTTTGAGGAAGATCGCTGCTTTGCCCCTTTCCTGGCACATGGCAATGTCACCACCACAGACCCTGAGTACCGCCCAGGGGCACTGGCTACTTTCTCATGCCTCCCAGGATATGCCCTAGAGCCCCCCGTTCCCCCAAATGCCATTGAATGTGTGGATCCCACAGAACCCCACTGGAATGACACAGAGCCAGCCTGCAAGG CCATGTGTGGAGGGGAGCTGTCAGAGCCAGCTGGTGTGGTCCTCTCTCCCGACTGGCCCCAGAGCTACAGTCCCGGCCAGGATTGCCTGTGGGGCCTGCATGTCCAGGAAGAGAAGCGCATCTTGCTCCAGGTTGAGAT CTTGAATGTACGCGAAGGAGACATGCTGACACTGTTTGACGGGGATGGACCCAGCGCCCGAGTCCTGGCCCAGCTGCGGGGACCTCAACCGCGCCGCCGCCTTCTCTCCTCTGGGCCCGATCTCACGCTTCAATTCCAGGCACCGCCTGGGCCCCCCAACCCGGGCCTGGGCCAGGGTTTCGTGTTGCACTTCAAAG AGGTCCCGAGAAACGACACGTGCCCAGAGCTGCCACCTCCGGAGTGGGGCTGGAGGACGGCTTCCCACGGAGACCTAATCCGAGGCACGGTGCTTACTTACCAGTGCGAGCCTGGATACGAGCTGCTCGGCTCCGACATTCTCACTTGCCAGTGGGACCTGTCCTGGAGCGCTGCGCCTCCCGCCTGCCAAAAAA TCATGACTTGTGCTGATCCTGGTGAAATCACCAACGGGCACCGAACCACCTCAGATGCTGGTTTCCCTGTTGGCTCCCATGTCCAGTACCGCTGTCTGCCAGGATACAGCCTGGAAGGGGCGGCTGTGCTCACCTGCTACAGCCGGGACACAGGCACCCCCAAATGGAGTGACCGGGTCCCCAAATGTGCCT TGAAGTATGAGCCATGCCTGAACCCTGGGGTCCCAGAGAATGGCTATCAGACATTGTACAAGCATCACTACCAGGCGGGCGAGTCTCTGCGCTTCTTCTGCTATGAGGGCTTTGAGCTTATCGGCGAGGTCACCATCACCTGTGTACCTGGCCACCCCTCACAGTGGACCAGCCAGCCCCCACTCTGCAAAG TGGCCTATGAGGAGCTCCTGGACAACCGAAAGCTGGAAG TAACCCAGACAACAGACCCGTCACGGCAGCTGGAAGGAGGGCACCTCGCCTTGGCCATCCTGCTGCCCCTCGGCTTGGTCATTGTCCTTGGCTGTGGCGTTTACATATACTACACTAA GCTGCAGGGAAAATCCCTCTTCGGCTTCTCGGGCTCTCATTCCTACAGCCCCATCACGGTGGAGTCAGACTTCAGCAATCCACTGTATGAAGCTGGGGTGAGCCCTTCTCCTACCCTTGGAGAGCCACATTCTCAGCCACCCCATGAACAAAACAAGTCAG GATACACGGGAGTATGA